From a region of the Lactuca sativa cultivar Salinas chromosome 4, Lsat_Salinas_v11, whole genome shotgun sequence genome:
- the LOC111891457 gene encoding probable disease resistance protein At5g66900 isoform X2 has protein sequence MIAPNANEAALRTVMVDLLNTVVFETKRTAKFRTLLKRIERTLKNIEPIFYGYERLRKVLYRPESETKMFIYYVANGKEVVLECSEIKCWNVYKKFLHANKLIGLDNMLLRFFQSELQDNLSSSRRSLFEIYALGDKLDQVLAAVTKQTDGFSESCSVPGLPDVIIGLDFHLQELKRMVLKDDTQVVTVSAPGGCGKTTLVKMLCHDNEIKGIFGDNIFYVTVSRTTSLKTLIQKLFAHFHVNHCELQTDEEAKNQLENFMRQMGSKNILLVLDDVWSESESLIEDLKFPISGYKILVTSRFLFSRFGSTYELTLLNDQDAKTLFCSSAFHNMNSINVPDDLVNKMVKYCKGFPLALTVIGASLCGQNVVKWRSTLKKWSEGQSIFHSSSRLLLSLQSSVDALEDLPILRDCFLDLGLFPEDEKITASALMDMWVESYNLDDEGMYTSEYLLELSSRNLLNLVLTRKDGSELEGYCNEHYVTQHDLLRDLAIHLSSQDPIAQRTRLLVEIYKNQIPTWWIQQKQEPMAARLLSIATDESFSSIWYDLNTPNVEVLVLNIRSRKYKLPPFIKKMNKLKVLIITSYGMCPCELHELQFVSSLSNLKRIRLEHLTLSHSIQSILELYELKKLSVIMCEIGSALASCTNVTLPNLLELEIDRCYDLTEIPSEFCSLDHLKKLSITNCHELHSLPKGLGSLSNLEILRIHSCTRLVRLPDSIRFLGNLVFLDISDCLSINMLPYELGKLNGLRVIKMSGCRGLEELPDSVIDLCLLEDVICDEETSYLWSYYEDDLCDLKINTVEDDRFANFMKIVAR, from the exons ATGATTGCGCCAAACGCTAATGAAGCAGCTCTACGAACAGTAATGGTGGATTTACTGAATACTGTGGTATTCGAAACCAAAAGAACTGCCAAATTTAGAACTCTGCTCAAGCGCATCGAGAGAACATTAAAGAACATTGAGCCGATTTTTTATGGATATGAGAGGTTGAGAAAAGTGTTGTATCGACCTGAAAGTGAGACCAAAATGTTCATATATTATGTGGCAAATGGAAAAGAAGTAGTTCTTGAGTGCTCGGAGATCAAGTGTTGGAATGTTTACAAGAAATTTCTTCACGCCAACAAGCTAATTGGATTGGACAACATGCTTTTGAGATTCTTTCAGAGTGAATTGCAGGATAATTTGAGTTCAAGCAGGAGGAGTCTGTTTGAGATTTATGCTTTGGGAGACAAATTGGATCAAGTACTTGCAGCTGTTACCAAACAGACAGATGGATTTTCAGAGTCCTGCAGTGTTCCAGGGCTTCCAGATGTCATCATTGGGTTGGATTTTCATCTTCAAGAACTGAAAAGAATGGTGCTCAAAGATGACACCCAAGTTGTAACAGTTTCAGCTCCTGGAGGATGTGGGAAGACCACATTAGTAAAGATGCTCTGTCATGATAATGAAATCAAAG GCATTTTTGGGGACAATATCTTTTATGTTACAGTTTCTAGAACAACCTCCCTTAAGACACTCATCCAGAAACTATTTGCACATTTCCATGTGAATCATTGTGAGTTACAAACTGATGAAGAGGCAAAGAACCAATTAGAGAACTTTATGAGACAAATGGGATCAAAGAACATATTGCTGGTGTTGGATGACGTGTGGTCAGAATCCGAATCACTTATTGAAGATCTTAAGTTTCCAATATCAGGATACAAAATCTTGGTGACATCAAGATTCTTGTTTTCAAGATTCGGTTCCACATATGAACTAACTTTGTTAAACGATCAAGATGCAAAGACCCTTTTTTGCTCTTCTGCATTTCATAACATGAATTCCATAAATGTTCCAGATGATCTTGTGAACAAG ATGGTTAAATACTGCAAGGGGTTTCCATTGGCACTTACTGTGATTGGTGCATCATTATGTGGTCAAAATGTGGTCAAATGGAGGTCAACTTTGAAGAAATGGTCAGAAGGTCaatctatctttcattcaagcaGCCGATTGTTGCTTAGTCTTCAGTCAAGTGTTGATGCACTTGAAGATTTGCCAATACTGAGAGACTGTTTTTTAGATTTGGGTTTGTTTCCAGAAGATGAAAAAATCACAGCCTCTGCTTTAATGGACATGTGGGTAGAATCATACAATTTAGATGATGAAGGAATGTATACAAGTGAATACCTTCTTGAACTCTCTTCAAGAAACCTTCTCAATCTTGTTCTCACCAG GAAAGATGGTAGTGAACTTGAAGGGTATTGCAATGAGCATTATGTCACACAACATGATTTATTAAGAGATTTAGCCATCCATTTGAGTAGCCAAGATCCAATAGCTCAAAGAACACGATTGTTGGTTGAAATTTACAAGAATCAAATACCCACATGGTGGATTCAACAAAAGCAAGAACCTATGGCTGCACGTCTCTTGTCTATCGCAACAG ACGAATCATTCTCGTCGATTTGGTACGATCTAAACACACCAAATGTTGAAGTTTTGGTACTAAACATACGAAGCCGAAAATACAAACTCCCCCCATTCATCAaaaaaatgaacaaattaaaagttttaatcatCACAAGTTATGGGATGTGTCCTTGCGAGTTACATGAACTTCAATTTGTTAGTTCTCTATCAAATCTAAAAAGAATAAGACTCGAACATCTCACGCTTTCTCACTCAATCCAATCCATTTTGGAATTGTACGAATTAAAGAAGCTTTCAGTTATCATGTGTGAGATCGGTAGTGCATTAGCAAGTTGTACAAATGTTACGCTTCCGAATCTCTTAGAGCTTGAAATCGACCGTTGTTATGATTTGACGGAAATACCCTCGGAATTTTGTAGTCTTGATCATCTCAAGAAACTAAGCATTACTAATTGCCATGAGCTTCACTCTCTTCCTAAGGGATTGGGGAGTTTGTCGAATTTGGAGATTTTAAGGATTCATTCTTGTACGAGGTTAGTTCGATTGCCGGATTCGATTAGGTTCCTTGGTAATTTGGTGTTCCTTGATATATCGGATTGTTTGAGTATAAATATGTTGCCTTATGAGCTTGGGAAGTTGAATGGTCTTAGAGTGATTAAGATGAGTGGTTGTAGGGGATTAGAAGAGTTACCGGATTCAGTGATTGATTTGTGTTTGTTGGAGGACGTGATTTGTGACGAAGAGACTTCATATTTATGGAGCTATTATGAAGATGATCTTTGTGATTTAAAGATAAATACAGTTGAAGATGACCGATTTGCAAACTTCATGAAAATAGTTGCACGTTAG
- the LOC111891457 gene encoding probable disease resistance protein At5g66900 isoform X1, with protein MPAGVQQMMIAPNANEAALRTVMVDLLNTVVFETKRTAKFRTLLKRIERTLKNIEPIFYGYERLRKVLYRPESETKMFIYYVANGKEVVLECSEIKCWNVYKKFLHANKLIGLDNMLLRFFQSELQDNLSSSRRSLFEIYALGDKLDQVLAAVTKQTDGFSESCSVPGLPDVIIGLDFHLQELKRMVLKDDTQVVTVSAPGGCGKTTLVKMLCHDNEIKGIFGDNIFYVTVSRTTSLKTLIQKLFAHFHVNHCELQTDEEAKNQLENFMRQMGSKNILLVLDDVWSESESLIEDLKFPISGYKILVTSRFLFSRFGSTYELTLLNDQDAKTLFCSSAFHNMNSINVPDDLVNKMVKYCKGFPLALTVIGASLCGQNVVKWRSTLKKWSEGQSIFHSSSRLLLSLQSSVDALEDLPILRDCFLDLGLFPEDEKITASALMDMWVESYNLDDEGMYTSEYLLELSSRNLLNLVLTRKDGSELEGYCNEHYVTQHDLLRDLAIHLSSQDPIAQRTRLLVEIYKNQIPTWWIQQKQEPMAARLLSIATDESFSSIWYDLNTPNVEVLVLNIRSRKYKLPPFIKKMNKLKVLIITSYGMCPCELHELQFVSSLSNLKRIRLEHLTLSHSIQSILELYELKKLSVIMCEIGSALASCTNVTLPNLLELEIDRCYDLTEIPSEFCSLDHLKKLSITNCHELHSLPKGLGSLSNLEILRIHSCTRLVRLPDSIRFLGNLVFLDISDCLSINMLPYELGKLNGLRVIKMSGCRGLEELPDSVIDLCLLEDVICDEETSYLWSYYEDDLCDLKINTVEDDRFANFMKIVAR; from the exons ATGCCTGCAGGAGTCCAGCAAATG ATGATTGCGCCAAACGCTAATGAAGCAGCTCTACGAACAGTAATGGTGGATTTACTGAATACTGTGGTATTCGAAACCAAAAGAACTGCCAAATTTAGAACTCTGCTCAAGCGCATCGAGAGAACATTAAAGAACATTGAGCCGATTTTTTATGGATATGAGAGGTTGAGAAAAGTGTTGTATCGACCTGAAAGTGAGACCAAAATGTTCATATATTATGTGGCAAATGGAAAAGAAGTAGTTCTTGAGTGCTCGGAGATCAAGTGTTGGAATGTTTACAAGAAATTTCTTCACGCCAACAAGCTAATTGGATTGGACAACATGCTTTTGAGATTCTTTCAGAGTGAATTGCAGGATAATTTGAGTTCAAGCAGGAGGAGTCTGTTTGAGATTTATGCTTTGGGAGACAAATTGGATCAAGTACTTGCAGCTGTTACCAAACAGACAGATGGATTTTCAGAGTCCTGCAGTGTTCCAGGGCTTCCAGATGTCATCATTGGGTTGGATTTTCATCTTCAAGAACTGAAAAGAATGGTGCTCAAAGATGACACCCAAGTTGTAACAGTTTCAGCTCCTGGAGGATGTGGGAAGACCACATTAGTAAAGATGCTCTGTCATGATAATGAAATCAAAG GCATTTTTGGGGACAATATCTTTTATGTTACAGTTTCTAGAACAACCTCCCTTAAGACACTCATCCAGAAACTATTTGCACATTTCCATGTGAATCATTGTGAGTTACAAACTGATGAAGAGGCAAAGAACCAATTAGAGAACTTTATGAGACAAATGGGATCAAAGAACATATTGCTGGTGTTGGATGACGTGTGGTCAGAATCCGAATCACTTATTGAAGATCTTAAGTTTCCAATATCAGGATACAAAATCTTGGTGACATCAAGATTCTTGTTTTCAAGATTCGGTTCCACATATGAACTAACTTTGTTAAACGATCAAGATGCAAAGACCCTTTTTTGCTCTTCTGCATTTCATAACATGAATTCCATAAATGTTCCAGATGATCTTGTGAACAAG ATGGTTAAATACTGCAAGGGGTTTCCATTGGCACTTACTGTGATTGGTGCATCATTATGTGGTCAAAATGTGGTCAAATGGAGGTCAACTTTGAAGAAATGGTCAGAAGGTCaatctatctttcattcaagcaGCCGATTGTTGCTTAGTCTTCAGTCAAGTGTTGATGCACTTGAAGATTTGCCAATACTGAGAGACTGTTTTTTAGATTTGGGTTTGTTTCCAGAAGATGAAAAAATCACAGCCTCTGCTTTAATGGACATGTGGGTAGAATCATACAATTTAGATGATGAAGGAATGTATACAAGTGAATACCTTCTTGAACTCTCTTCAAGAAACCTTCTCAATCTTGTTCTCACCAG GAAAGATGGTAGTGAACTTGAAGGGTATTGCAATGAGCATTATGTCACACAACATGATTTATTAAGAGATTTAGCCATCCATTTGAGTAGCCAAGATCCAATAGCTCAAAGAACACGATTGTTGGTTGAAATTTACAAGAATCAAATACCCACATGGTGGATTCAACAAAAGCAAGAACCTATGGCTGCACGTCTCTTGTCTATCGCAACAG ACGAATCATTCTCGTCGATTTGGTACGATCTAAACACACCAAATGTTGAAGTTTTGGTACTAAACATACGAAGCCGAAAATACAAACTCCCCCCATTCATCAaaaaaatgaacaaattaaaagttttaatcatCACAAGTTATGGGATGTGTCCTTGCGAGTTACATGAACTTCAATTTGTTAGTTCTCTATCAAATCTAAAAAGAATAAGACTCGAACATCTCACGCTTTCTCACTCAATCCAATCCATTTTGGAATTGTACGAATTAAAGAAGCTTTCAGTTATCATGTGTGAGATCGGTAGTGCATTAGCAAGTTGTACAAATGTTACGCTTCCGAATCTCTTAGAGCTTGAAATCGACCGTTGTTATGATTTGACGGAAATACCCTCGGAATTTTGTAGTCTTGATCATCTCAAGAAACTAAGCATTACTAATTGCCATGAGCTTCACTCTCTTCCTAAGGGATTGGGGAGTTTGTCGAATTTGGAGATTTTAAGGATTCATTCTTGTACGAGGTTAGTTCGATTGCCGGATTCGATTAGGTTCCTTGGTAATTTGGTGTTCCTTGATATATCGGATTGTTTGAGTATAAATATGTTGCCTTATGAGCTTGGGAAGTTGAATGGTCTTAGAGTGATTAAGATGAGTGGTTGTAGGGGATTAGAAGAGTTACCGGATTCAGTGATTGATTTGTGTTTGTTGGAGGACGTGATTTGTGACGAAGAGACTTCATATTTATGGAGCTATTATGAAGATGATCTTTGTGATTTAAAGATAAATACAGTTGAAGATGACCGATTTGCAAACTTCATGAAAATAGTTGCACGTTAG